The DNA region AACTTTTTCTTCAGCGAAATGCTGCGCTCGTTGGTGGCTAATAAGCGCAATGAAAGTTTACGAAGTGCTGAACAACTGCaccatcaacaacaacagcaacgggAACAGCAGCAACGAGAGCAGGCCCAAGCTCAGACTCAGTCCCTACCGCTGCACACGAGGAGACCTCGCAAAAGATCCTGGTCGCAGCATCGACTCTATCCGGATTCGCTGAAGGAGCTCAAAGAGTCGGAAGATAAACCCGCTGGCACTCCGGAGAAACCGTTGGAGTTGACCAACAAGTTGTCTGCTTTTACGaggaacataacctcaaagtacGACACCGGTGATGCCAACGACAACTTCAAACCAACCCAGGAAGCCGCAAAAACTCCCCCCGAAAAGTCCCAGCTGAACAACAACCTAATCCCGGAACCCTCAACGGCTTCAATGCCACCATCCGACCTCATCCTACCACCCCCACCCCCGGTCTGGTACCCCCCACTCTACCCACCGTACGGCATCGACCCACTGCACTTCTTCATCGACCTGCGCGTCTCGGGCCACATCTACGATCGCAAAAAGGACGCCGCCACCTCGGACAACTCCACCGTGGTCAAGAGCGAACACTCCAAACTGATCGGCGCCAACGATCGCCAAGGTTCGGCCTTCAGCGTCCCAAAACCCCGCGACCTCCCCAACAAACCCACCAACCCCGCCGCCGCCATCAACCTGTCCTCACCTCCCCTCCCATCCGGGGACGAAAAACCCCCGAAAACCCACTCGCCACCCGCGCTGTTCCTCGGAGACTTCGCCGAGAACAAGTACGACATCATCAAGAACACCAACTACGTGATGCAGAACTTGCCCCGGATCTACGGCGAAATGAACCACGCGACGAAGGCGGACGAAGACGATCGGACGAACGGGAATCTGAGCGACGATCAGCAGGACTGCAAGTCGGTGGGATCGAACGAGGAGTACGGTGGGGGTGGTGGTGCAGGAGATGAGGGAAAGTTTCACGAATTGGATTTGAACGTGATTTCCGATGAGGAAGAGTCGATTGCCGTTGATGAAAATTAAGTGTGTTGTCTGTGAATATTCGTATTTGTTCAGTGTAGTGTTATCCGATAAGTGAAATAAATCTCGTTATTCTGTAATTAAAAAGAGGATTTTCAAGGGGTTTCATTTGCATGAGAAATATTATTGGAAATTCTTCTCGTGTCAAGCAATTAATCGTGTCAAGAGTCAgttttatatggacaaaatcgCACCCCTGGATCCAAATCAGCCGATtgcttttctttattttaaaggAAAATTAGATCATCAAGATGACATAcaatatactgcccatgttcgcataaatgtttcTAATGCATTTtgatcacttttgagttatttatGAATTCCTACAAACCACTTTTTTGAAGATTCAGGATATCACAAAGGTTACATGGCTTTAAAGAAAATTTGGataaaatttgcttattttgttttcaaaacaggattttcaaaaatattgtaaatgcACTCGATcgttttcataaattattttttttaaaaagatcaaatttgcaAACGTAAAGTACCTAACATATTTTCTCGATTTAATACATCGTTTTCAACCACGTGGAAACTAAAGGAGGATGGGTGAGGTTTGGTGATTGTCCACGGTTATAAACGAATAAatgctttttgtttttaacaattaaaaaaatgaatggagcaaaaaaataaaaaaaaaatcaaaattgaaataacaagccatagtttcaaaatttgcatagaaaaagtgtatcaaaaagtattttagacgagttcagttgttttgcaatcattagttttcgaaaaatgtaagatttgacgaaaacaaaaattaaagcgaaaaaaaaccatttcaaaaaaattaagagatttttaaatcaacccaaacatgctaaaaatgattttaaacgcattctaaattgatttcagctgattgcagttcagtttctattgaaattttgaagatattttgaaaaaaaaattttttttactccctgatttttttgaagggggcaaaaatttaaataatataaacAAAACTTGAACAGTTATTTGACTGTTTAATGCCCAAATGtctttaacaaatatttttatttttcctaatttcatttcgatcaacttttgttctacaaaaaaaaactaattcacatatttttagattttttgtcttttctaagttttagatttttattggTAGTTTTAGGCCTAACCTATAATTTCATATCATTATCATTTGCCTTTTTgcggttgttttgtttttcatagttttccagttacttttttaattttttgtgtttttccatttttttatataaacttaaAGTAgcttttaaggtgaaacgggaaggcAGGCGTAGACtcgaatttcaaaaacaaagaaaataccTTAATTAAATTAAAGTTGTGTGTGTTGATAGCAAGCAGTTTGTCGAGTTCAGAAATTAATATCAATTGAACAGGAGTTTCATACCATAACACGAGTTATAAATCGCAGTTTCAAGGAAAATACAGTAACTTGCAAAGTTCTGTTTTGCTCAGTATTGGGACTGATTGTTTATTCGCCCAAACTGTTTTAATCACCTTAAATTGTGTTGGAATTACGGGCTCTTATCGGtatttttcggtgaaattaaactttcaaaattagaaGAAAGAAATGAAACTGATAGGTGGATAGGTGACTAGTGTCCTAGAAGGAGATTGAAAAGAACGGAAACTAAGTCAACGAAAGGGCCATATGAGAAAGCGTACGTGTGTGATCAAGTCTTTTAACCTTCTAATTTGTCTGTGTGatcaactctctacgaaattggccgattttaaccatttttatttttggtattttttaatttaaaaaaaaagtgatttttgaaaaaaaatcgaagtttcattcaaaaacaaatttgacattattttttaatgcaaaattgaatttacaatctaaaagtacttaacagatattttgataaagggatccgttttcaagatatagacaccgaaagttcgattttagcgaaatatttgcagtttttcgatttttaaaaatagtgaccatgagtgaccatttctaaaaatattttttttttgaaaagtttagaaaatttgctataaaattgtctaagagacattgaagattggacctcgggttgctgaaatagagccgctttaaccttcgggaagtcgcgcaaaaaaaaactacaagagcagtcgcgtggtgtactttgtgcacctgtcagaaattttaaaataaatcgaaTATAATTCTAAATAGGaagaaacaatgttctacaaagttgttaatTTCACCAACAAGAATGTCATCAGATATCTAACCACCATCTAGAATACACCGGGGGgcctcggggatgttccgaagagaggacatttccgaaattccggtccgcaaggcatgatgggtgtcaaacttcataattttcaacggcaaatCTCAATATGAACATTTATAGTGTCACAGATGATCTTGCCACCATCCGGATTAACCCggtggccccggggatgttccgaagaggggacatttccggaaatccggtccacaagctatgatgggtgtcaaacttcataattttcaacggcaaatCTAAATATGAACATTTTAAGTGTCACAGATGATCTTGCCACTATCCGGATTAACCCggtggccccggggatgttccaaaGAGAGAACATTTCCGAAATTCCGGTCCGCAAAGaatgatgggtgtcaaactttataattttcaacggcaaatCTCAATATGAACATTTCAAGTGTCACAGATGATCTCGCCACTATCCGGATTAACCCggtggccccggggatgttctgAAGAGAGAACATTTCCGAAATTCCGGTCCGCAAAGaatgatgggtgtcaaacttcataattttcaacggcaaacctcaatatgaacattttattttttctctttaacatagggcagcgaatgaccaagaaggttaaatcTGTCAGAAATAACTGAATTAAcaacaatctaatctaatctaatctaatctaaccaaACCCtaacgcagccaatctttcgaagggatcctggagagtgccttaggttagattacgcctagctctcttcttgtcatttattaacatttgtagtgcgccattgcattgaaaatgcattgaaacatcacaagcgttaaagcggccaggcctactgcgtaaagtcgtATTGCAGAGatatgattcgttgaagtgggttgagtttgagcacggagtgttcgaacaacaacacaattctgaatcgacaaggGAAGGAAgaagccgctttaagaaaaagtaacacgaaaattgaagttttctaaatctcaccaaaacaacccaccattttctaatgtcaatatctcagcaactaatggtccgattttcaatgttaaaacatgaaaaatttgtttccgatcgctttgaaaaaaatatattttttaaaatcaagactaacattttaaaagggccaaacattgaatttcACGCCCattcaaaatgttagtcttgatttaaaaaaaatcaaaatatggctcaaaagttgcggatttttgtcccctaaaacatatcaaaaaatctcgaaaataaaaaaatgcggattttgggaaattgagttttagtaaaaaaaagttgataaaaaaatctgcaattttttgttccgtgtacctatttttttctcaaaagtcctcaacaatacctacaactttgccaaagataccaaattgatcagaaaataaactcaaaagttacagttttttgaatatttacatacaatttttgtatgaacagcagccaaaatcgtatggagacttgtatgggtgaaccaatgacgcaaaatagcttatttggtcatagggaaggcccccacaaagtttgagccaaatcaaaaaatacaaataaaatccatttccggctttggtagagaattgctctgtgtACAAGAACTGAGTCACAACCTCAGTAAGTGTACACAGACAAATCATCCCTGTGTGTCACCCAGTTCTGTTTTTTGCAGATGATAAAAAAGTCGATAACAAAAACATGAGCGAGCTCAGAACTTTACTTAAGTTGAACAGAAGTTGTTCAAGAACTAGAGTCCCATTTCACCTTAATTTGTAACAAAGTGTGTCCTAATATAATCTGGGACATAACATAAATTATTGCATACTTATTTTGACTTAAAAATTAGGGAAAATAAACTATCGGAGTCCAcgaaaaagatatttaaaaaaaagtcaaagtcacataaaacatataaaatcatcaaactcaaaattttctaaaaaaagagttttactTTCAATTGCATTTAAACATTCTGAATTggttaaacattgatttttggcgaatttttaaatcaaagttcTCTAGAGGCGATTTTAGGTTTTAGAGGTCAAGTTACAGGTATAAAATTGCGGAATATCTGAACATTTATGATAAATATTTATTCATTAGGTCAAATCAGCATTCTGGCCCAAACGTTAcaacaattctagaaatcttGTAAACGAATCCGTAAAATTAATAATGAACAATTGAAAAAACGTGTGGTTTTCGAAAtcgatgatatttttttcagaaccgttttaaattatttcgatTTTCACACAAATGTTTTCCGATTGTAAAcctaaacatttattttacagaCTCGCTTGCACGATTTTTATTCGTATACCaggacattttttcaatattttctactAGATATTCTGGATATATTTACCTCATTAGAACAATGAAAGTTATTTCCAACAAATTATTGTTACACTCACGTAAAatcaatgtttcaaaaaatctgatCTACTGACAGtaacaaaacttttaaactaTTGAAATCAACTTTCATCCTACACCACGTGCTTCGTCTAACgactaaaacaaaaacattttgagTCCGCagctaggggaaatctaccctttccaatcaaacacctatcttcgtcatatggagagtttgatgctcgattaaagctccaaaaatactatttgggctataaacttaccagcaacagcaccgcctcgagtaagcacgcaaatgtatgccacttactggccaaaagatcacatttaatgcacttttgatcataatttgtattttgcgagaccacttctcatcattttgttggcacacacagtgacacacacgagaatccctcaaacgcttaatgaatatcgccaaaattaacttttcactttcgcttactttttcacggcgcttaagatatgaaattgcttccaactaccggcaacatgttcttttgatcattagtaaggcactcacttgaagaataatcccgaaaaatgtaataaattagcaagcgccatcaaaaaaacaaacgcgccaagtcgtttgacgtttcaattttcactttgcattccactcgaaggctgaagaaaaccgagcgagagacgaaggcaaaaaagaacaaaggctggccgtcaacaccaccagcagcaaagccagcgatgccaggaaactttccctataaatgccacttttcgtgagtgttcgtttgaactcaGTTCGCTTTTGGACTTCGGACAGTCAAGTCAAGTTCTCGAAGTGCGCGTGAAGAAGCTGTAAACGTTTTGTCGCACTCTGTGTGACCCACAGCTATCTCTTTTTTTTCAAGCGGAATCTAATCTACGGATAGATAAAAAATGGAAACCCGAAAGAACACGTTGAAGCTGCAGTTTGTGACCAGTGCCAAAGTTCCGTCGTATCTAGATGTGCTAAAGTTCATGGCCACGGGAGTGAAAATTCCAGCAGCCGACGTCCATTCCGTTTACAAGGACGAAAATGACCAGAAATTTTACGTAAAGTTCATCGATGAAACCAGCTACAACCGATTCTGTAACTCCGTGGAAGACCAGTACTGGTTCCATTACGAGGACGGTTCGAGGACACCGGTTCAACTCGAGTTGGCAAGCCGGCAGTTCAAGTATGTCCGTCTGTTTAACTTGCCACCGGAGACGGAGGAGAAAGAAATCGCAGCAGCTTTGGCGAAATTCGGAAAAATCCGACAGCACGTGCGGGAAAAGTACCCCGCGGACCTAGGCTACCACGTGTTCAGCGGCATCCGCGGCGTGTACATGGAGGTGGAAAAGGAGATACCAGCCAACTTGTACATCGCTCATTTCCGTGCCAGGGTGTACTACGAAGGACTGAAGAATAAATGCTTCTTCTGCAAAGCAGAAGGGCACATGAAGGTCGATTGCCCCAAGCTGGCCAGTCTCAGGAGCGGTGCTGAAACTGGTGGTCAGCCTTCGTACAGCAGCGTTACAGCGAATCTGAAGATTGCCAACGGCAGTGCGAAAGAGACAGCAAGCCCGTTACTCAACATGACCTTGATCCCAGTTCCAGCTCAACGCACCAAGACAATCGAACTAGCTCAGCAAGAAATCGCCGGCGCGGTACCAAGTACGAGCACTGTGCAGCCGCCAGTACAAGCGAACCCGGATCTGGCGTCGCCTCAAGCGAAACCAGCGGAGGGACAAGGAGAGGAGCAGAAGGAGGCTTTGCCGATCGACGCAATCGTCGCGAACGACCCGAGCGCCGAGCAGGCCGACTCCGAAACGGACGACGAAACCGAGAAGTGCAACGATGGGCAAAGCGAGGCGGGGGGATCCGCCAGCGACGCGATGATCGTCGACGGAGATCAGCAGAACGCGAATGATACGAAGCAGGGGGAAGTGAAAGATCGGGAGGAGTGGAGACTTCAACAGAAGCAGCAGTTGAAACGGCCGATTGCGGAATCGCTGTCGACCGATTCGAACGCAGGCCAAGGTAAGGGACTTGAGAAAAAGAAACCACG from Culex quinquefasciatus strain JHB chromosome 3, VPISU_Cqui_1.0_pri_paternal, whole genome shotgun sequence includes:
- the LOC6046253 gene encoding probable basic-leucine zipper transcription factor Q, whose protein sequence is MTEEIQTQQSQQQQQQQQQQLQQQQQQSDSVQPQQQQQQKPRLGPNDYRNSEFVTKLMAANPPYMFSPAIGPHNFFFSEMLRSLVANKRNESLRSAEQLHHQQQQQREQQQREQAQAQTQSLPLHTRRPRKRSWSQHRLYPDSLKELKESEDKPAGTPEKPLELTNKLSAFTRNITSKYDTGDANDNFKPTQEAAKTPPEKSQLNNNLIPEPSTASMPPSDLILPPPPPVWYPPLYPPYGIDPLHFFIDLRVSGHIYDRKKDAATSDNSTVVKSEHSKLIGANDRQGSAFSVPKPRDLPNKPTNPAAAINLSSPPLPSGDEKPPKTHSPPALFLGDFAENKYDIIKNTNYVMQNLPRIYGEMNHATKADEDDRTNGNLSDDQQDCKSVGSNEEYGGGGGAGDEGKFHELDLNVISDEEESIAVDEN